Proteins from one Trichoplusia ni isolate ovarian cell line Hi5 chromosome 9, tn1, whole genome shotgun sequence genomic window:
- the LOC113497155 gene encoding uncharacterized protein LOC113497155, with translation MSDCESDIVPFNNERKIESSHKRTTSTGKRKTPTKSAIISKKNKTDIFGLRHERSDECDGSSTPVLSTFFVTRLANGNERRTAITSGEYYIDLKVYQTNDARETDSQELWRKALLRLKLQTDGDTIQWRKLQAFVQSADELFMKPPTFFSSNA, from the exons AT gtCGGACTGCGAGAGTGACATCGTTCCCTTCAACAATGAACGTAAAATAGAAAGTTCCCATAAACGGACAACATCGACAGGCAAACGCAAGACACCCACAAAATCTGCTATTATAAG caaaaaaaataagacagatATATTCGGGCTCCGACATGAACGGAGCGATGAATGTGATGGCTCGTCAACGCCTGTGTTGTCTACGTTCTTCGTTACAAGATTAGCAAACGGCAACGAGCGCCGGACTGCAATCACCTCCGGCGAGTACTATATTGACCTCAAGGTGTATCAAACTAATGACGCTCGTGAAACAGACTCTCAAGAACTATGGAGGAAAGCGCTACTTCGATTAAAACTCCAGACTGACGGTGACACCATCCAGTGGCGTAAACTCCAAGCGTTCGTGCAGTCTGCAGATGAGCTGTTTATGAAGCCGCCAACGTTTTTTTCGTCTAATGCATAA